The genomic region TGCAACAGAGGTTCGATCGAGACTTAATGGACGAGAAAATCGGGTTTCAGTATTCTCACTGCAAAGCGTTCTCACACAGATTGAGGAGTTTTTCGGCTTGTTAAACGGATTTTTACTCGCAATCGCAAGCATCTCATTGGTCGTTGCGGGTGTGTCAATATTTAATATTATGCTGATGACAGTCTCCGAACGTCGTGGGGAGATTGGTGTCTTACGTGCAGTGGGAATTCACCGCCAACAGGTGCTTCGAACACTCATTATTGAATCAACACTGCTTGGCGTCGCCGGTGGGTTTGTCGGAGCATGTGGTGGAGTGATCACAGTAATCGCGGTTGGGATGAATACACAACTCCCGATTTCAGCGATATTCGTTCCATTGAATGCACTTATTGTCTTTATTGGATTTGGATTTGGCGTTATTGTTGCCCTTATCGGTGGACTCTACCCAGCATATAAAGCAGCATGGGAACCACCGGTGGAATCGCTGCGTGGGTGAGTTTGATTCTCATACGTATCATATCACTTCCGATCATCTTCTCACGCCCGAACGTCAATCATCAAAAAAAGTTCATGTGAAGCGATGATACACCACCGCCAATCGAATGAGATTATCTCACGGAAGGTATCATCCATTCTGCTATTGTCGGTTTATATTGGATTACTTATATAACAGTCGCAATCTGAGACGTGAGTGATACAGCCCTCCGAGTAGCTTCGCTTCAGTTAATCGTCGGGTGAGTCTCAGTCTGCATCGACGGGAAGAACCGACCATGAAATCCGAATGGCTCTGAGTGCGGCAGTTGAGCCCGTGCTTGTATTTCGAGTGTTGATGCGTCAAATATCATCACCGTCGTTCGATCTTCTTCGACATCGAGTGCTGGCGCAATCACGACACCATCATCATCGGCATGACCATTGGGGTCTCGGATTGGAAGGGGTTCCTCAAGATACACAGATGGCTCCCACCACTCACGTGTCTCTCCAGTATCACAATCAAGCTTCACAAGTCCATTTCCGCCCTCTTGATCTGTCAACTGTGCATAGGTGTATCGATGACGTCCGCTGACATCAGGTTGTGCAATACGTGGTAATTCCATACCAACATCGCTGAGTGGCGAGCGTTCAACGGACCCCGTTGTTATATTAATTTGATATCGGATAGGGTTCCCATCTGGGGCTGGACTTGAACTGAACGCATCGAGTTGCTGCATTTGCATCGCATCAAGAACACGGTTATCCGAGTACTCAATCAAGTCTAATATAATTGTATCATCATCAATATATGCATTAATATGATGAAAGACAAATGCTGAGTCCACGATTGGGTCTGCGATGAGTTCACCAGATTCCCGCTCGATTACCAGTAATCTCATTCCACGATCGGGTTCCCAACTAAGAAGATCCTGAATTCCCTCAGAAAATGGATTAAGCGTCTGTAACGCGGAAATAACGAGTGGTACCTCAACAAGAACGATATGTTCGTCTGTGACACTACAATCGTGCATATAAGCCGGTCCACGTGCGTCAACTGATGTAATCCGCTCTCGTTGTCGACTCTCATATGGAATTTTATAAATGTGATATTGGGGTACGCGCCCAAACTGTGTTGCGAATCCAATAAGCTCACGCTGGTCTTGATCATCAACAAGATGCGCTGCGGTAAGATGTTCAGTTATTTCATCAGTAAACTCAAACTCGGTTTGCGTTTGTAGTGTCTCAGGGTCGAATGATACTCTGCGCGGCGCCTCGGTCAGTGCCACATACTCCTGGTCGATACGTGCAACGTGTACATTTGTGTTATCTGTGGGTGTTGGGAGTCCTGAACGAAGCGGTTCAATCAATCGCCGCCATCCTCGTGTATCGGTCCCAAATTGACCGGTCAGTCGACCATCTGCCGCATCAGCATATGCATCAGTTCGGAGGAATCGATTACTATATCTGATGTTTCCGTTAGAAAAATGATATCGCCGTAACATCGCCAATCCGTCGAACCAGTGGCTGACACGCGTCCCATCAATATCAAACAGCCCTGGTCCATTCCGGATCAATGTCCCCTCAAGCCACGCAGGAACCGTCCCTTGAGTCTCAAGTTGTTTATTATCGACCTCTGACTGAAGAGAGCGGAACCCTGGGTGAGTCGACATAAATGTATATGATTGCTTCAGAGGAAATTGTCTTTCGACAATCACTCACTATGCTGATACCACGCGTTCACACCTAATAAAGAGACTATCTGTCAGGATTGTACTAGACCGAATTATATCGATATGTAGGGAGTGTA from Haloquadratum walsbyi C23 harbors:
- a CDS encoding carotenoid oxygenase family protein; amino-acid sequence: MSTHPGFRSLQSEVDNKQLETQGTVPAWLEGTLIRNGPGLFDIDGTRVSHWFDGLAMLRRYHFSNGNIRYSNRFLRTDAYADAADGRLTGQFGTDTRGWRRLIEPLRSGLPTPTDNTNVHVARIDQEYVALTEAPRRVSFDPETLQTQTEFEFTDEITEHLTAAHLVDDQDQRELIGFATQFGRVPQYHIYKIPYESRQRERITSVDARGPAYMHDCSVTDEHIVLVEVPLVISALQTLNPFSEGIQDLLSWEPDRGMRLLVIERESGELIADPIVDSAFVFHHINAYIDDDTIILDLIEYSDNRVLDAMQMQQLDAFSSSPAPDGNPIRYQINITTGSVERSPLSDVGMELPRIAQPDVSGRHRYTYAQLTDQEGGNGLVKLDCDTGETREWWEPSVYLEEPLPIRDPNGHADDDGVVIAPALDVEEDRTTVMIFDASTLEIQARAQLPHSEPFGFHGRFFPSMQTETHPTIN